From a region of the Besnoitia besnoiti strain Bb-Ger1 chromosome I, whole genome shotgun sequence genome:
- a CDS encoding CRAL/TRIO domain-containing protein (encoded by transcript BESB_006520): MSSPAGDSGAATLTGPAPVKCIFPYRDPSLPLAQRHKIILMKRRVRLQQEALLRKRQAANGEASATSAEQGNGEEPQKLFLASPLTGFEVNWIMDDSNLERFLRAREWNVAKAFALLMETVKFRREAKPERVKPREVMAANDDGIMYRRGYDKHGHPILYMRPAKNKPDADAETSIKLLVYMLERAVQSMKRQEGISGITFIVDYNGYTNANQPPLAVALRFVDIFQNFYPERLALAFVIDTPWYFPPFWNCLAPFLPNRTTSKIVYCATNDPKSLEPLFDQVPAEYIESWIPGGQATEPYDHAAYWAAEAKQFEGYMKFLQEEFIGKTQEQRLAEAKAFQDAQAAGKKGDEAVEAARTGGAEAKKAVGGGCGGDADTLLEKEEGEEDVEDEEDEELNEELNEDEEKRRLLQEALKRNQPAET, translated from the exons ATGAGCTCGCCAgcgggagacagcggcgcggccaCGCTGACAGGACCTGCCCCCGTGAAGTGCATCTTCCCGTACCGCGACCCGAGTCTGCCGCTTGCGCAGCGGCACAAAATCATTCTGAtgaagcgccgcgtgcgtctgcagcaggaggcgctcCTGCGCAAGCGCCAAGCCGCCAACGGCGAGGCATCCGCGACAAGCGCAGAGCAAGGCAACGGCGAAGAGCCTCAGAAGCTTTTCCTTGCCTCGCCGCTCACAGGCTTCGAAGTCAACTGGATCATGGACGACTCGAACCTCGAGAG atttcttcgcgcgcgcgagtggaATGTGGCGAAGGCCTTTGCGCTGCTGATGGAGACTGTGAAgttccgccgcgaggcgaagcctgAGCGCGTGAAGCCGAGGGAAGTCATGGCCGCCAACGATGATGGCATCATGTATCGCAGAGGCTACGACAAACATGGGCATCCTATCCTCTACATGAG GCCCGCGAAGAACAAACccgacgcggacgcagagacgtCGATCAAGCTTCTGGTGTATATGCTTGAGCGCGCGGTTCAGTCCATGAAGCGGCAGGAAGGCATCAGCGGAATCACCTTCATCGTCGACTACAACGGATACACGAACGCCAATCAAcctccgctcgccgtcgcgctgcgcttcgtcgACATTTTCCAAAACTTCTACCCTGAGCGTCTCGCTTTGGCCTTTGTCATCGACACGCCATGGTACTTTCCG CCGTTTTGGAACTGCCTCGCGCCTTTCCTGCCCAACCGCACAACGAGCAAAATCGTCTACTGCGCGACGAACGACCCGAAGTCTCTGGAGCCTCTCTTCGACCAA GTGCCCGCGGAGTACATTGAGTCTTGGATCCCGGGCGGGCAGGCGACTGAGCCCTACGACCACGCGGCCTACTGggcagcggaagcgaagCAGTTTGAGGGCTACATGAAGTTCCTGCAAGAGGAGTTCATCGGCAAGACGCaggagcagcgcctcgcggaggcgaaggccttccaggacgcgcaggccgccggaaagaagggcgacgaggccgttgaggccgcgcggaccggcggcgcggaggctaAGAAGGCCGTGGGCGGTGGGTGCggtggagacgcagacactcttctcgagaaagaagagggagaagaggacgtggaagatgaagaggacgaggagctAAACGAAGAGCtgaacgaagacgaggagaaacgaagactgctgcaggaggcgctgAAAAGGAAccagccggcggagacgtga